Genomic segment of Pseudothermotoga hypogea DSM 11164 = NBRC 106472:
GTCACGAAGGTTCCACTGTGAGAGAGCGCTAACAGATCGTTGCAGATCTTTTCGAAGTCGACCATCACCTGCTCGAATTCCTTGACGGTCTGCTCGTAATTCTTCGCGTAGTTCTCGAAACGCGACGTGAAAGTCCTGTAATCCTCGATCCATCTCAGGTTGTTGATGGCCTTTTGCACGCTCTCTTTCGTTCTGTCGTTTCGCTCGTAGGAATTCGCGAAGTTCCTCAGCCACGTGAGAAGAGCAGAGTAGCGTGTAAGATCCGTCCTGGACAAAGATTTGATAGCTTCAACGGTGGAAAGTCTGACTTTCAAATCGTTTTCGAAGAGGATGAGCTGCAGCCATGCCCTTTCCTCTGTGAGGCTGACCTCGAGCGATTCTTTCGTTCTCTGGAGTTTCACCGTTCTCTGCTTGATTTGCTGAAGATCAGATTCTTTCATCAAAATAGAGTTGTTGAGCTCTCGAAGTTTTGAAACTTCGTAGCTGTATCGTTCCAATAGCCTCCCCAGATCGTCGCATATCCTCTCGAGCCTCGGTCTGATCTCTTCGTAGGTCTTCACCATGTCGGCGTAAACTTTCAAGTTCTTTCGTTGCTGATCCACGTAAGTGAGCTCGAGGAGTTTTTCAGAAAGCGATTCTGTGGTCTTTCGAACTTCCAATAAGTCTTCGAAACCTTGTAGAGAGTTCGAAGCGTTTCTCAGTTGAGCAGCGACGCTTTGAAGACTCTGCAAGAACGCCGTATCGTCGATGGGAAAGATGCTCTTGGCAGTCGTGCGTGCGAGCGAATCCTTCATTCTATTGAGCGCTTCGATGGCACCGATCAAGGAACGAAGCTCGGACAACAGATCACCCTTCAGTAAAAGCTGCGCCTCCAAGATGGATCGTTCCAAAGGTTGCAGAGCTTTTCTCAGCGCTTCTATTTCTGAGCTGATCGAAGAAAGTTGAGTCGATAGTGCTTCGAGATCCTTCAAAGACATTCCACCGAGCTCTTCGTACACGCCTCTCAAACGATCCAAGGCGAGCGTGTAAGACTGTTCGTCTTCGATTTTGAAGCCAACGATAGTCTCAACGTTGGATCTCAAAATCTTTTCCAGCTGGGAGTTGAATTTCTCTTTGCTCAACACTTCGTAAAGGATGAAAGTCAGCTCTTCTTCGTTGATCTTCAACTCGTTCAAAGTTTCGAACACACTCTTTTCGATTTGCTTCAGATCGTTCAAGGTCGACTGCTTCGCACGATCGGCGTTCGCCTCGAAGATCTTCACCAAAGCTTCGTAAGATTTCTTGGCAGCATCATTCCTGCTGTTGGATTCATTGAGATAGTTTCTCAACTTCTTGAGAAGTTCCGAGGCTTTCTCCTGGGCTCGTGACAAGGTGAGTTTATCGTAAGGGCTCACACGCGATATCAGCTTTTGAAGTTCTTTGACGAGCACCGGCACATTCTGTTCCTGAACGATCAAATCTACATAGTTTTGAAGCGTGAGCCTGCTCGAAAACAGATCGGTCGAGAAGGCTGCCTCGTCCCTTCTCAGAGAGGTCGTCACCACCCAAACGGTCGGAAAGAGAATGACGATGATCAGAAATATCAAGATCGCGTGCACGTGCAGTTTCATCTTCCCACCTCTTCGAAGACGCCGGAGAATCTGAAATTGATGTAACTGATTCCACCGACAAGGAAGAAGATGAGGATCGATATGGCCGCCGCCAGGCCGAAGTCTTGACCCGTTCCAGCCTGGAACGCGAGCTTGTAGACGTAGGATATGAGAATGTCCGTGTAACCCGTGGGTGTGGTCGAACCTGGTATGGGTGGACCTCCAGCCGTGATGAGATAGATGATCGTGAAGTTGTTGAAGCTGAACGCGAAACTACTCACGAGAAGCGGTGCGATCACGGTCATGAGCAGCGGAAAGGTTATGCCCGTGAACCGTCTGAACTTTCCAGCCCCATCGATCATGGCTGCCTCGTAGAGTTCGTAAGGTATACCCTGAAGCGCCCCGAGCGAGATGGTCATCATGTACGGATAGGTGAGCCAAACGTTGACGAGCAGAACACCAACCCTCGCCCAGAAAGGATCGTTCATCCATCTGATCGCGGGGAGTTTGAGTGCAGGCAGCAGGAACTTGTTGATCACTCCGTAGCTCTCGTTGAGGAGTCCGTTCCTCCAAACCAGCGCCGAGATGAACACGGGGATCGCCCAAGGTATGATGAGCAAGGTTCTGTAGATGTTTCTTCCTTTGAGCTTTGGATCGTTCAAAACCAAAGCGAAGGGCAGACCCACAGCCAAAGAAAACACCACACTGAACAACGCCCAGAAGAAGGTCCAAGCGAAGATCTTGAAGAACGGTCCTGAGATTCTCGGATCTCTCAAGATTCTGAGAAAGTTCTTCCAACCGACGAAGTCTATGTAGCCTATCAGGTAGACCTCTTCGTTCTTCTCGTTCACGTCGTAGAAAGAACCTTCCCTCTCGATCAAAGGTTTGTTCGTTCTGTTGTTCACAACGACCAATTTCGTTCTGGGCTTATCGTTCTCCAACGTCTGAACCAGATCGAGCCTGTACAACCTCTCTATCCTGAGGAAGTTCCATTCACCTGTTCGATCTATTCTCAACGCGTATTTGTTTCCGCTGGGGTGGACGAAATCCGACCTCTGAAGGTAGAACTGTGCGATTCGGCTCTTGAACAAAGGTGCGTTCAGTTTGAGAAATTCCTCCCGTGGTGAGTAGAAAGCCCTGTAGGTTTTTTCTCCCGAAGTGATCATTCTGATCTCTGTGAGCTCCTCAGACCACGGCACGAGCTGATAGGATGAACTTTCAATCGGTACCAGCTGAGCTTCACTCAGAAGCACGTCTTTTCCTTTCTTTTTGACGGGGATCGGTTTTTCAGCTATGAACAGAGTTCCTTCTATTTTGAACAAAATCAAAAAGTCGTCGTGGATCGGCGTCAGACCGTCGTAAGCGACAAAGACTTTGTATTGAACAGTTTTGTCCTCGATCGTGTACGTGTAGACTGGATCATAAAGAAGTCTTTCGATGGCCTCTTCTTTCGACATGTAATGTCCTGTGCCGTAGTTGGTGAAGGCGGTTTTCACGGTGAAGTAGATCGGATAGATCACGAACACGGTCAGCAGGACCAACGCGGGGGCAACGTACCTGTATGGGTATCCCTTGGGATTGAAAATGAAAAAATCGATCAAAAACACGAGAACCAGAAACAGCGCACCCAAAACGTGGTAGGCATTGTTGAACAGAAAGAAGGCTATCCAGAAGAAAAAAACGTTCAGAAGGCCGACAAAGAAAAAGCTCAAAAGCTTTTTGATCACGTACTCTCCCTCCAAAACCCGGGGCGGACAGCCCCGGGTGAGGATTCATTGAATTTGAGCCTTGATCCTTTCGACCGCGTTCTTAAGGGCTTCTTCTGGTGTGGCTTTACCGTTGACGATGAGGTTCAGCGCATCGTCCATCGCGCCCCAGACGAATCCCATCTGCGGTACGTTCGGCATGGGTATACCGTTACCTGCGCTCAGTGTGAAGGCAACGACGTCTGGATTGTCCTTGACCAGTTCGAGAACGTCTTTCCTTGCAGGCAGCCTTGGATCTGCGAGGTAGAGCCTGTACATCGTGTCTCTCTTGGCGATGAAGTTGGTCAAAAACTCGATCGCCAGAAGTTTGTTCGTGGACTTGGCGTTCACCATGAAGCCCTGTACGCCCACGAAAGGTCTTGCAACCAAACCGGGCTCAAGTTCCGGTATCAGCGCCACGCCATAGTCGATGCCTGCGTCTTTGTAGTCTTTGATCGCCCAAGGTCCGTTGATTATCATCGCGGCCTTGCCCTCTTTGAACATCGAGTCCATGATCTGGTAGTTGTCGGCTGGATCCACCACTTTCTCGTCCACCAGGCGCTTGAGAAGCTTGGCTCCCTTTATTGCTCCTTCGTTCGCCAGACCTATGTCCCTGACATCGAGTCCGGCTGGAGTGTCTTTGAAGACGTAACCACCGTGTCCGAAGATGAAAGGTACCACGAAGTAGAAAGTAGTGACTGGGAAGATGAGCCCTCTGACCTCTCCTGCGAATTCTGCATCGATTTCTTTCGCGATCTTGATCATGTCCTCCACCGTCTTCGGAGGCTCGGGCACGTAGTCTTTGTTGTAGATCAAGGCGATCGCTTCAAGTGCGTAGGGCAGGCCGTAGAGTCTACCACCGTACGAGAAGGCGTTCAAACCACTCGAGAAGAACTGCGTCAGCTCTGCGAAGTTCGGTATGGGTTCGAGCAAGCCGTTCGCCACCAGTTCTCCTACCCAGTCGTGCGCACCCACGATGATGTCTGCTCCCTGACCCTCCGGTGCCGCCGTCAAGAACTTCGGCTTGATGTCCGAAAAGTTCACGTACTGGACTTCGACAGTCACGCCGTATTTGGCCTTGAACTCTTCCGCGAGCCTCTGCAAGATGTCGACCTGCTTCTCGGAGCACCAGATGGTGAGCTTCGTCTGCGCAAAGATCAGCAGTGTCGTAAGCACCATCACCACGATGAGCAACTTCCTCATGAAACCACCTCCGCAACATTAGATTATCACGTTCGAAGCAGCAGCGTCAAGAAGAGCAAGTTATGTTAACACACGGAGCATACCCGTGCATACTCGAGATTTGAAGAGATTAGAGACAGAAGGTGCAAATTTTTCAAGCACGATGGTCAAAAAAAGGCCAAAGTTCTGTTTTGCGATGCTTTCGTTTCGGACAGGTTGGTGGTAGAATTCAATTGTGAACTAATTCACGAATGACTCGAGACAAGCTATTCACCCTACGTGAAAGGAGGTTCTTCAATGGAAAAGTCACTGTATGAACAGGCGCTCGAGGTCTTCAGACAAGCAGCTAAAGTCATGCAGCTGGATCCCAACATTCAGAAGTTCCTCGAAAGGCCTCAGCGCACCATAATCGTGGAGTTCCCGGTTTTAATGGACGACGGCAGGGTCGAAATGTTCGTTGGTTACAGGTGTCAGCACAGCACGGCACTCGGTCCTGCAAAGGGAGGCATAAGGTACCATCCAAACGTCACGCTCGACGAAGTCCAGACCCTCGCGTTCTGGATGACATGGAAATGTTCGTTGCTCAACCTGCCTTACGGCGGCGGTAAAGGTGGCGTCAAAGTCGATCCGAGCAAACTGAGCAAGGGTGAACTTGAAAGGCTTTCGAGACGGTTCTTCTTCGAGATATCGCAGTTCGTTGGTCCACACAAGGACATTCCAGCTCCTGACGTGAACACGAACCCGCAGGTCATGGCGTGGTATCTGGACACCTACAGCATGCACGTTGGTTACACCGCGCTCGGAGTCGTGACGGGAAAGCCTGTGGAACTCGGAGGTTCGGTCGGCAGAAACGAAGCCACAGGTAGAGGCGTTGCCGTGGTGGCAGCTGAGGCATGCAAGTTTTTGGGCAAGGACGTCTCTAAAGCCAAGGTCGCCGTTCAGGGCTTTGGTAACGTTGGTTCCTTCTCTGCAAAGATACTTCAGGAAGAGTTCGGAGCGAAGATTGTTGCCGTGAGCGACGTTTCAGCGGCTTACTACGATCCGAACGGGATCGACATCAGCGATCTCATGGCTTACAGGGACAGCAACAAGGGACTCATCGACGGTTATCCGAAGGCTCAGAAGATCAAGCATGAGGAGCTGTTCGAACTCGACGTGGACATACTCGTTCCAGCCGCTCTTGAGAACGCCATCACGGAGGAGAACGCAGACAAGATCAAGGCGAAACTCATCGTGGAAGGCGCAAACGGACCTGTAACACCCGAGGCTGACAAGATCCTGTACTCAAAGGGTGTGACGATCATACCGGACATCCTCGCAAACGCTGGTGGCGTGACGGTCTCCTATTTCGAGTGGGTACAGGATCTGCAGTCGTTCTTCTGGGACCTGGACGACGTGAGGAACAAGCTCGCCAAGATGATGAAAGCTGCTTTCGCAGAAGTGGCGAAGACGAAGGAGAAGTACAACACAGACTTCAGAACCGCAGCGTACATCGTGGCGATCGAACGAGTGGCAAAGGCGGTCAAACTGAGGGGCATATATCCATAAAAGAAAGCGGGGCGCAGACCCCGCTTTCATTTTCTTTCGTCCAGTTTTGTTCCTTCTTGTAGGTTCGAATAACTTTTCAAAGCAGCCTGTGAGGTTCGAGTCTGAAGCGCCTGATTCTTGATGTTCTCCATGAAGTTCTTCATCTTTTCCAGCCTCACCCTGTCGGCTTCAATTATGTTGTTGGCGAGTTCTTCAGGGATCTTGGAAAGCGTCTTGAGCAACAACTCGCGTTGTTCCAACAACATGTTCATGCGCTCGAAATCCTCACGCTCCAGCGCCCTGTCGAGTTCACTTTCGATTTGTATCAGTTGCTGTACCAGTTCTTCGTCATCAGTAGGCATTCTCCACCTTCTTTCAGGAAGTTTCTGAGTTTGCCCTTCAAAGGGTGTTCGACGTCAGCAATGTCGAGAAGAGGTCTGAGCACGAACTGTCTGTTCGTCAGGTCGTAGTGAGGTATCGTCAGATTCTCAGTCTCGAGGACAACGTTGCCGTACAGGACGATGTCCAAATCTATCGTTCTCGGTCCCCATTTCCTGTCACGAACTCTTCCCAGAAACTTTTCTATGTTCAGAAGATCTTCAAGAAGCTGAAAGGGCGTCAATTCTGTTTCGATCTCGACGACACAGTTGAGAAAATCGGGTTGATCCGCAAATCCGTAGGGTTTCGTCACATACACCGGAGAAGTTCTGAGCAATCTCATGCCAGAGCTTTCCATCAAGCGACACGCCCGCTGTATGTTCTTCAGCCTCTCACCCATGTTCGAGCCCAGCGCAACGTAAATGCCACCTTCTCGTTTCTCGAGTAAGACCATCGCCATCGCGACTCTGTCGTGCGACACACTCACGTGGGCGAAGTTGAAACCTACGTCCCTGTGAAAGACGAGCACAGGTTTTCCCAGTTCATTGTGCGTCAGTTCGACATCCTTGAAAGAAAAATCTCTCAAGCCTGTTCCCAGCGCCTTGAAGAACGCTTCTTTCACAGCAAAGCGCGATGCGAGAAACTGCTTTTTGTTGTGAATTCGTTGAAATTCTTGTAGCTCACGATCCGTCAAGATCCTCTTGGCGAGTCTTTCATCGACTCTTTCGATGTCGACCACATCGACGCCGACTCCGATGATCATACGGGGTGCACGGGAGCTTCGAACTCCTTGACCAGCTCGAGATCTATCTTCAATTGATCGTAATAACGCTTCTGCAAGAACTTCTTGCCGACTTCGCCCAAGATGATGTAGATCAAAAGTTCTTCGTCGTTTTTCGCCAGCAGGCCTATCTGCTTTCTTGCATTTTCGATTTCAGGTTCTATCAACTCACCTGGCCTCACGTCTATAGGTTTCTCATTTCCCAGGATCTTCTTCACCAACTCTGGATCGATCGGTGCGGGAGGCCTTCCGTACAGACCTTTCACGTAATCTCTCACCTCGCGCGTGACCCTCGCGTAGCGCTCACCGCTCATGACGTTGAGTACAGCTTGAACGCCCACGATCTGACTGGTTGGGGTGACCAAAGGAGGATAACCCAAATCCTTCTGGACCTTTGGTATCTCCTGGAGCACTTCGTGGAGTTTGTGTAGCATCTTCTGTTCCTGCAACTGTTTTATCATGTTGGAATACATTCCTCCAGGTACCTGAGCGTACAGCACACGAAAATCTATGCTCGTCATGTTCACATCGTACTGCGCATATTTCTGCCTCACCTTCGTGAAGTGTTCGTTCAAATAAGATAGCGAGTCCCAATTAGGCGGTGGGAGCAAGCCTTCTTTACTGAGCGAGTAATAGATCGGTTCGAACGGAGGTTGCGAAGTGCCAAGTGCGAAGGGAGAGAGGGCCGTATCGATGATGTCTGCACCCGCATCGATGGCCGCTTGATATGCGAGTGGTCCAAGGCCACACGTACAGTGCGTATGAACGTCTACAGGAAGCGCAAACCTTTCCTTGAGAGCCTTCACCAGCTTGTACGCATCCTGGGGTGTGAGTAGACCGGCCATGTCCTTTATGCAGATCGAGTCTACCCCAAGTTCCACGAGCTTTTCGGCGTAGCTCAGATAGTACTCGAGCGTGTGCACGGGACTCACGGTGTAAGAGATCGCACCTTGAACGTGCAATCCACACTTCTTGGCTTCGTCGATGGCTACGATCAGATTGCGCTCGTCGTTCAACGCATCGAAGATCCTCA
This window contains:
- a CDS encoding pyruvate carboxylase subunit B; protein product: MKFVDTTLRDGHQSLIATRMSINDMLPALEAMDQVGFYALEMWGGATFDVAVRFLNEDPWERIRKIREKVKNAKLQMLLRGQNLVGYRHYADDTVRLFVRKMAENGIDIVRIFDALNDERNLIVAIDEAKKCGLHVQGAISYTVSPVHTLEYYLSYAEKLVELGVDSICIKDMAGLLTPQDAYKLVKALKERFALPVDVHTHCTCGLGPLAYQAAIDAGADIIDTALSPFALGTSQPPFEPIYYSLSKEGLLPPPNWDSLSYLNEHFTKVRQKYAQYDVNMTSIDFRVLYAQVPGGMYSNMIKQLQEQKMLHKLHEVLQEIPKVQKDLGYPPLVTPTSQIVGVQAVLNVMSGERYARVTREVRDYVKGLYGRPPAPIDPELVKKILGNEKPIDVRPGELIEPEIENARKQIGLLAKNDEELLIYIILGEVGKKFLQKRYYDQLKIDLELVKEFEAPVHPV
- a CDS encoding ABC transporter permease subunit encodes the protein MKLHVHAILIFLIIVILFPTVWVVTTSLRRDEAAFSTDLFSSRLTLQNYVDLIVQEQNVPVLVKELQKLISRVSPYDKLTLSRAQEKASELLKKLRNYLNESNSRNDAAKKSYEALVKIFEANADRAKQSTLNDLKQIEKSVFETLNELKINEEELTFILYEVLSKEKFNSQLEKILRSNVETIVGFKIEDEQSYTLALDRLRGVYEELGGMSLKDLEALSTQLSSISSEIEALRKALQPLERSILEAQLLLKGDLLSELRSLIGAIEALNRMKDSLARTTAKSIFPIDDTAFLQSLQSVAAQLRNASNSLQGFEDLLEVRKTTESLSEKLLELTYVDQQRKNLKVYADMVKTYEEIRPRLERICDDLGRLLERYSYEVSKLRELNNSILMKESDLQQIKQRTVKLQRTKESLEVSLTEERAWLQLILFENDLKVRLSTVEAIKSLSRTDLTRYSALLTWLRNFANSYERNDRTKESVQKAINNLRWIEDYRTFTSRFENYAKNYEQTVKEFEQVMVDFEKICNDLLALSHSGTFVTSEHLTRLLDLVKLDFVNKVRADLAVVSRRAGTLMKLSLFPEAQKLFRNVDKQLFRIDQIWKEKMKHYFGWWVLNSIVVSTIVALITTFVCATAAYPFSRMRFVGRRYGILSFLLIQMFPGVIFMIAIYNLLNFLGKFVPFLGIDTIGGLALAYLTNIAYNVYLIKGFYDLIPASLEEAAIVDGATKFQSFYMIVLPLARPILVVVFLLTFIGTFNEYVVARIVLQNVRNYTYALGLQSFAVGPYETEWGLFTAAALLGMLPMVILFLAMQRYLVSGLTRGAVKE
- a CDS encoding ABC transporter permease subunit, which codes for MKKLLSFFFVGLLNVFFFWIAFFLFNNAYHVLGALFLVLVFLIDFFIFNPKGYPYRYVAPALVLLTVFVIYPIYFTVKTAFTNYGTGHYMSKEEAIERLLYDPVYTYTIEDKTVQYKVFVAYDGLTPIHDDFLILFKIEGTLFIAEKPIPVKKKGKDVLLSEAQLVPIESSSYQLVPWSEELTEIRMITSGEKTYRAFYSPREEFLKLNAPLFKSRIAQFYLQRSDFVHPSGNKYALRIDRTGEWNFLRIERLYRLDLVQTLENDKPRTKLVVVNNRTNKPLIEREGSFYDVNEKNEEVYLIGYIDFVGWKNFLRILRDPRISGPFFKIFAWTFFWALFSVVFSLAVGLPFALVLNDPKLKGRNIYRTLLIIPWAIPVFISALVWRNGLLNESYGVINKFLLPALKLPAIRWMNDPFWARVGVLLVNVWLTYPYMMTISLGALQGIPYELYEAAMIDGAGKFRRFTGITFPLLMTVIAPLLVSSFAFSFNNFTIIYLITAGGPPIPGSTTPTGYTDILISYVYKLAFQAGTGQDFGLAAAISILIFFLVGGISYINFRFSGVFEEVGR
- the folK gene encoding 2-amino-4-hydroxy-6-hydroxymethyldihydropteridine diphosphokinase, translating into MIIGVGVDVVDIERVDERLAKRILTDRELQEFQRIHNKKQFLASRFAVKEAFFKALGTGLRDFSFKDVELTHNELGKPVLVFHRDVGFNFAHVSVSHDRVAMAMVLLEKREGGIYVALGSNMGERLKNIQRACRLMESSGMRLLRTSPVYVTKPYGFADQPDFLNCVVEIETELTPFQLLEDLLNIEKFLGRVRDRKWGPRTIDLDIVLYGNVVLETENLTIPHYDLTNRQFVLRPLLDIADVEHPLKGKLRNFLKEGGECLLMTKNWYSN
- the malE gene encoding maltose/maltodextrin ABC transporter substrate-binding protein MalE: MRKLLIVVMVLTTLLIFAQTKLTIWCSEKQVDILQRLAEEFKAKYGVTVEVQYVNFSDIKPKFLTAAPEGQGADIIVGAHDWVGELVANGLLEPIPNFAELTQFFSSGLNAFSYGGRLYGLPYALEAIALIYNKDYVPEPPKTVEDMIKIAKEIDAEFAGEVRGLIFPVTTFYFVVPFIFGHGGYVFKDTPAGLDVRDIGLANEGAIKGAKLLKRLVDEKVVDPADNYQIMDSMFKEGKAAMIINGPWAIKDYKDAGIDYGVALIPELEPGLVARPFVGVQGFMVNAKSTNKLLAIEFLTNFIAKRDTMYRLYLADPRLPARKDVLELVKDNPDVVAFTLSAGNGIPMPNVPQMGFVWGAMDDALNLIVNGKATPEEALKNAVERIKAQIQ
- a CDS encoding Glu/Leu/Phe/Val family dehydrogenase, whose protein sequence is MEKSLYEQALEVFRQAAKVMQLDPNIQKFLERPQRTIIVEFPVLMDDGRVEMFVGYRCQHSTALGPAKGGIRYHPNVTLDEVQTLAFWMTWKCSLLNLPYGGGKGGVKVDPSKLSKGELERLSRRFFFEISQFVGPHKDIPAPDVNTNPQVMAWYLDTYSMHVGYTALGVVTGKPVELGGSVGRNEATGRGVAVVAAEACKFLGKDVSKAKVAVQGFGNVGSFSAKILQEEFGAKIVAVSDVSAAYYDPNGIDISDLMAYRDSNKGLIDGYPKAQKIKHEELFELDVDILVPAALENAITEENADKIKAKLIVEGANGPVTPEADKILYSKGVTIIPDILANAGGVTVSYFEWVQDLQSFFWDLDDVRNKLAKMMKAAFAEVAKTKEKYNTDFRTAAYIVAIERVAKAVKLRGIYP